Proteins from a single region of Bacillus kexueae:
- a CDS encoding DUF2198 family protein — MFKLIVAAFMPFLLVLFFDRVTYNHYVATALTGALIIASYYAGYMDSIYVGLLDVASLIGGFIVAKNKREQRE, encoded by the coding sequence ATGTTTAAACTAATTGTAGCGGCCTTTATGCCATTTTTACTAGTATTATTTTTTGATCGTGTAACGTATAACCATTATGTAGCGACAGCGTTAACCGGTGCGTTAATCATTGCTTCCTACTACGCTGGCTATATGGACTCAATCTATGTTGGCCTATTAGATGTGGCGAGTTTAATAGGAGGATTTATCGTCGCAAAAAATAAAAGAGAACAAAGGGAATAA
- a CDS encoding nucleoside recognition domain-containing protein, with amino-acid sequence MRESLKQGLRVGLQTTWTLGKVIFPITLLVSILQHTWILDWIIEFITPAMGVFGLRGDAAIPLVLGNFLNLYAGIGAILSLELTVKEVFILAVMLSFSHNLIIESTVASKVGIKMWVILLVRVGLATFSAIIINFLWQGGSEVAKYGFIASTDESISGFWPIVFDGIEKASLGVLQLALIVIPLMIVIQIMKDRGWLQVFSKWMAPVTRLLGMKENTSMTLVAGLTIGLAYGAGVMIQAVKEDGVSKRDLTLAFIFLVACHAVVEDTLIFVPLGIPVIPLLLIRLFTAIFLTVLISFMWKEDAKVSTRKGAAYEN; translated from the coding sequence ATGAGAGAGAGCTTGAAGCAAGGACTTCGAGTTGGCCTTCAAACAACGTGGACGCTTGGGAAGGTAATTTTCCCTATTACATTATTGGTATCCATCTTGCAACATACATGGATCCTTGACTGGATTATTGAGTTCATAACCCCAGCTATGGGTGTTTTTGGATTAAGGGGAGATGCTGCCATTCCGCTTGTATTAGGTAACTTTTTAAACTTGTATGCCGGAATTGGTGCGATTCTTTCTCTTGAGTTAACGGTGAAAGAAGTGTTTATTTTAGCGGTGATGCTTTCGTTCTCGCACAATTTAATCATTGAATCGACCGTCGCGAGTAAAGTAGGGATTAAAATGTGGGTCATTCTCCTTGTCCGGGTTGGGTTGGCCACTTTCTCTGCCATTATCATTAACTTCCTTTGGCAAGGAGGAAGCGAGGTTGCAAAGTATGGTTTCATCGCATCGACAGATGAATCGATATCTGGCTTTTGGCCAATTGTGTTCGACGGTATCGAAAAAGCATCTTTAGGAGTGTTACAACTTGCCCTTATTGTCATTCCTTTGATGATTGTCATCCAGATTATGAAGGATCGTGGATGGCTTCAAGTATTCTCGAAATGGATGGCGCCCGTTACGAGATTACTTGGAATGAAGGAGAATACTTCCATGACACTCGTGGCTGGATTAACAATAGGCCTTGCATATGGAGCAGGTGTCATGATTCAAGCGGTAAAAGAAGATGGAGTGAGTAAACGAGATTTAACACTCGCTTTTATCTTTCTGGTAGCTTGTCATGCTGTTGTCGAAGATACGCTAATCTTTGTACCGTTAGGAATTCCGGTTATCCCTCTTCTTCTAATTCGGCTGTTCACAGCGATATTTTTAACGGTTTTGATAAGCTTTATGTGGAAAGAAGATGCTAAGGTTTCAACGAGGAAAGGAGCAGCTTATGAAAATTAA
- the uvrB gene encoding excinuclease ABC subunit UvrB has product MKERFELVSKYKPQGDQPKAIQKLVEGIKKGKQHQTLLGATGTGKTFTISNVIKEVNKPTLVIAHNKTLAGQLYSEFKEFFPNNAVEYFVSYYDYYQPEAYVPQTDTYIEKDASINDEIDKLRHSATSALFERKDVIIIASVSCIYGLGSPEEYRDLVVSLRVGMEIERNELLRKLVDVQYERNDIDFSRGKFRVRGDVVEIFPASRDEHCIRIEFFGDEIDRIREVDALTGEIMSERDHVAIFPASHFVTREEKMKLAIERIEKELDERLADLRENGKLLEAQRLEQRTRYDLEMMREMGFCSGIENYSLHLTLRPPGSTPYTLLDYFGDDFLIVIDESHVTVPQIRGMYNGDQARKQVLVDHGFRLPSAKDNRPLRFEEFEKHMKNVVYVSATPGPYEIEKTPEMVEQIIRPTGLLDPTIDVRPIEGQIDDLISEIQKRVKKDERVLVTTLTKKMSEDLTDYLKEIGIKVNYLHSEIKTLERIEIIRDLRLGKHEVLVGINLLREGLDIPEVSLVAILDADKEGFLRSERSLIQTIGRAARNANGHVIMYADRITNSMEIAINETKRRRAIQEEYNQKHGIEPTTIKKEIRDVIRATYAAEEKETYQEEKVPNTSKMTKAERMKVIEKMEAEMKEAAKALDFERAAELRDLILELKSEG; this is encoded by the coding sequence GTGAAAGAACGGTTTGAGTTAGTTTCAAAATATAAGCCGCAAGGAGACCAGCCGAAAGCGATTCAAAAATTAGTAGAAGGAATAAAAAAAGGAAAGCAGCACCAAACATTACTTGGTGCAACAGGAACAGGGAAAACGTTTACGATTTCAAATGTCATTAAAGAAGTGAATAAACCTACCCTAGTCATTGCCCACAACAAAACGTTAGCTGGGCAGCTATATAGTGAATTCAAAGAATTTTTCCCGAACAATGCCGTCGAGTATTTTGTCAGCTATTACGATTACTACCAACCGGAGGCGTATGTCCCTCAAACCGATACATATATTGAAAAAGATGCAAGCATAAATGATGAAATCGATAAATTGCGTCACTCAGCGACGTCCGCGTTATTTGAACGAAAAGATGTTATCATCATTGCCAGTGTATCCTGCATATACGGTTTAGGTTCCCCGGAAGAGTACCGCGATTTAGTCGTGTCCCTTCGAGTCGGGATGGAAATAGAACGCAATGAGCTGTTACGGAAGCTAGTCGATGTTCAGTATGAACGAAATGATATTGACTTTTCACGCGGGAAGTTTCGCGTTCGTGGCGATGTGGTCGAAATTTTCCCAGCTTCGCGTGATGAGCATTGTATTCGCATTGAATTTTTCGGTGATGAAATTGATCGCATTCGCGAAGTAGATGCGTTAACGGGAGAAATTATGTCAGAACGAGATCATGTAGCAATATTCCCAGCTTCCCACTTCGTTACGCGTGAAGAGAAAATGAAGCTTGCGATTGAACGAATTGAAAAAGAACTTGATGAACGTCTAGCCGATTTAAGAGAGAATGGTAAGCTACTTGAAGCACAGCGATTAGAGCAACGAACTCGTTACGATTTAGAAATGATGCGAGAGATGGGCTTTTGCTCAGGGATTGAGAACTATTCCTTGCACTTAACTTTAAGACCGCCTGGTTCAACTCCATATACATTATTAGATTATTTTGGTGACGACTTTTTGATTGTTATCGATGAGTCTCACGTGACAGTACCGCAAATTCGCGGCATGTATAATGGTGACCAAGCGAGAAAACAAGTGCTTGTAGACCATGGGTTCCGCTTGCCATCAGCTAAAGATAATCGTCCGCTTCGATTTGAAGAATTTGAGAAGCATATGAAAAATGTTGTATACGTATCGGCAACGCCAGGACCGTATGAAATTGAAAAAACGCCGGAAATGGTAGAACAAATTATTCGTCCGACTGGATTGCTAGATCCGACGATCGATGTTCGCCCAATTGAAGGACAAATTGATGATTTAATTAGTGAAATTCAAAAACGGGTGAAAAAAGATGAGCGTGTGTTAGTCACAACGTTAACGAAGAAGATGTCAGAGGATTTAACTGATTATTTAAAGGAAATCGGGATTAAAGTGAATTATTTGCATTCAGAAATCAAAACGTTAGAGCGTATTGAAATTATTCGCGACTTACGGCTAGGAAAACATGAAGTGCTAGTCGGGATTAACTTATTAAGAGAAGGACTTGATATTCCGGAAGTTTCTCTTGTCGCGATACTAGATGCCGATAAAGAAGGATTTTTACGTTCCGAACGATCATTGATTCAGACAATCGGTCGAGCTGCACGGAATGCGAATGGCCATGTCATCATGTATGCAGATCGAATCACGAATTCGATGGAAATTGCCATCAATGAGACGAAGCGTCGTCGAGCCATCCAAGAAGAATATAACCAAAAGCATGGGATTGAGCCGACTACCATTAAGAAAGAAATTCGCGATGTGATTCGAGCGACGTATGCGGCAGAAGAGAAAGAAACGTATCAAGAGGAAAAAGTTCCGAATACAAGTAAGATGACGAAGGCTGAGAGAATGAAAGTAATCGAAAAAATGGAAGCAGAGATGAAAGAAGCGGCGAAAGCCCTCGACTTTGAACGAGCAGCCGAGCTTCGAGATCTCATACTTGAGTTGAAATCGGAAGGATGA
- the hprK gene encoding HPr(Ser) kinase/phosphatase: MLKVRTKDIIDKFQLEVISGEEGISRPITTSDLSRPGLEMAGFFTYYPKERVQILGMTELSFFERLSEQEKRDRMAELCTEATPAIIISRNMDVPQELIDASEETKVPLLRSPMKTTRLASRLTNFLESKLAPTTAVHGVLVDIYGVGVLITGKSGVGKSETALELVKRGHRLVADDCVEIRQEDQDTLIGNAPELIRHLLEIRGLGIIDVMTLFGAGAVRNYKRITLVINLELWDQKKQYDRLGLEEEKMKILDTEITRLTVPVRPGRNLAVIIEVAAMNFRLKQMGYNAAEQFTNKLAHVIEEDNEDFQ; the protein is encoded by the coding sequence GTGTTAAAAGTACGTACGAAAGATATTATTGATAAATTTCAATTAGAAGTGATTAGTGGAGAAGAAGGAATCAGTCGTCCGATTACAACGAGTGATTTATCACGACCGGGTTTAGAAATGGCAGGCTTCTTTACTTATTATCCGAAGGAGCGTGTACAGATTTTAGGGATGACGGAGCTTTCGTTTTTTGAGCGGTTATCCGAACAAGAAAAACGTGATCGGATGGCAGAGTTATGTACGGAAGCAACGCCAGCCATTATCATCTCGCGTAATATGGACGTTCCACAAGAGTTGATTGATGCTTCAGAAGAAACAAAAGTTCCGTTATTACGATCACCGATGAAAACGACACGTCTTGCAAGTCGCTTAACGAACTTTCTTGAAAGTAAATTAGCACCAACGACTGCTGTACATGGCGTATTAGTCGATATTTATGGCGTAGGTGTGTTAATTACAGGAAAAAGTGGCGTGGGGAAAAGTGAAACAGCGCTCGAACTTGTAAAGAGAGGACATCGTCTTGTCGCAGATGATTGCGTGGAAATTCGTCAAGAGGACCAAGATACATTGATTGGAAATGCCCCAGAACTCATACGTCACTTATTAGAAATACGTGGATTAGGGATTATCGATGTTATGACGCTTTTTGGAGCGGGGGCGGTACGAAACTATAAACGCATCACACTCGTCATCAATTTAGAATTATGGGATCAAAAAAAGCAATATGATCGACTCGGACTAGAGGAAGAAAAAATGAAAATTCTTGATACGGAAATTACGCGTTTAACGGTACCTGTCCGACCAGGTCGTAACTTAGCCGTCATTATTGAAGTGGCAGCTATGAACTTCCGCTTAAAACAAATGGGCTATAATGCCGCTGAACAATTCACGAACAAACTCGCCCATGTCATTGAAGAAGATAATGAGGACTTTCAATAA
- a CDS encoding DUF4097 family beta strand repeat-containing protein → MKEERKKILKMVEQGMLSADEAVNLIEQLEKEYRERQEEKINALSVEVLSEEKKEGGGKKQSKVSILTSKLLDLVDTAVQKVREMDIDIPIGPSVHFTHIFQLQQLEVDELSVHIVNGNVNIEPWDESDIRVECDVKAYKVEDEQEARDYFLQNAQCEMEGKRFIFFVDKKVLKVNATLYVPNKLYNSLKVKLFNGPIRGEGLKVENVKVKTANGMISLKGFEGKNAELETANGQIKWTGFSYDHVELETVNGMIDINGEAEKLDLQSFNGNLLVSIPTSVCQTLYAKTTTGNIELKVPNTMDIIGEFKSHLGSFSYDEEAVVVTSQRNDVLQKEMRFNVKGEEEKKLTLFAEAKTGLIILS, encoded by the coding sequence ATGAAAGAAGAACGGAAAAAGATTTTAAAGATGGTTGAACAAGGTATGTTAAGCGCTGATGAAGCGGTGAATTTGATTGAACAATTAGAAAAGGAATATCGAGAGCGTCAGGAAGAGAAAATCAACGCTTTATCGGTTGAAGTATTATCTGAGGAAAAGAAGGAAGGTGGAGGAAAAAAGCAGTCGAAAGTTTCAATCCTCACTTCTAAATTATTGGATCTAGTTGATACCGCTGTCCAAAAGGTAAGGGAAATGGACATTGATATTCCAATTGGCCCTTCTGTCCATTTTACACATATCTTTCAACTTCAACAGCTGGAGGTCGATGAACTTTCTGTCCATATCGTTAACGGAAACGTCAATATTGAGCCATGGGACGAATCAGATATTCGTGTTGAATGTGATGTGAAAGCGTATAAGGTTGAGGATGAACAAGAAGCGAGAGATTACTTTTTACAAAACGCTCAATGTGAAATGGAAGGGAAGCGGTTTATATTTTTTGTCGACAAAAAGGTGTTGAAAGTCAATGCCACTCTATATGTTCCAAATAAACTATATAATTCATTAAAAGTGAAACTGTTTAATGGTCCTATTAGAGGGGAAGGGTTAAAAGTAGAGAACGTAAAAGTGAAAACGGCAAATGGAATGATTTCGTTAAAAGGGTTTGAAGGAAAAAATGCCGAGTTAGAAACGGCTAATGGACAGATAAAGTGGACGGGGTTTTCCTATGATCATGTAGAGCTTGAAACAGTTAATGGCATGATTGACATTAATGGAGAAGCAGAAAAATTAGACCTTCAAAGCTTTAATGGAAACCTGCTAGTTTCCATACCAACCTCTGTATGCCAAACATTATACGCCAAAACAACAACTGGGAATATTGAGTTGAAAGTGCCAAATACTATGGATATAATAGGAGAATTTAAATCTCATCTCGGTTCGTTCTCTTATGATGAAGAAGCTGTCGTCGTTACAAGCCAACGAAATGATGTTCTACAAAAAGAGATGCGGTTTAATGTGAAAGGTGAAGAAGAAAAGAAACTCACTTTATTTGCTGAAGCGAAAACCGGATTGATTATATTATCGTAA
- the lgt gene encoding prolipoprotein diacylglyceryl transferase, with amino-acid sequence MESTIQPLSRVAFDLGPIQVYWYGLIIGFGALLGLWLATKESERRGLHKDTFVDLVLIALPLAIVGARTYYVIFQWDYYSQNLADIPKIWQGGLAIHGGLIAAVITGYVFAKIKGLSFWKLADIAAPSIILGQAIGRWGNFMNQEAHGGPVTREFLEGLFLPEFIVNQMYINGQYYHPTFLYESLWNFAGFALLLFLRRVNLRQGELFLSYVIWYSVGRFFIEGLRTDSLMLTEYLRVAQVISIVLVVAAVAVIFIRRKMGMANERYLDA; translated from the coding sequence ATGGAATCGACTATTCAACCGTTAAGCCGAGTCGCTTTTGATTTAGGCCCGATTCAAGTTTATTGGTATGGGTTAATTATCGGCTTTGGGGCGCTACTCGGTCTATGGCTAGCTACTAAAGAAAGCGAAAGGCGGGGGCTTCATAAAGACACTTTTGTCGACCTCGTATTAATTGCTTTACCATTAGCAATCGTTGGTGCACGGACGTATTATGTTATTTTTCAATGGGATTACTATTCACAAAATCTAGCGGATATCCCAAAAATTTGGCAAGGTGGGTTGGCGATTCACGGAGGATTGATTGCTGCTGTTATTACGGGATATGTGTTTGCCAAAATAAAAGGGTTGTCGTTTTGGAAGCTCGCTGATATAGCTGCCCCAAGTATTATTTTAGGGCAAGCGATTGGACGATGGGGAAACTTTATGAACCAAGAAGCTCATGGTGGTCCGGTGACAAGAGAATTTCTTGAAGGTCTGTTCTTGCCAGAATTCATTGTGAACCAAATGTATATTAACGGACAGTACTATCATCCGACGTTTTTATATGAGTCTCTTTGGAACTTTGCCGGATTTGCGTTACTTCTATTTCTTCGCCGCGTTAATTTACGTCAAGGTGAATTGTTTTTATCATACGTTATATGGTATTCGGTAGGACGCTTCTTCATAGAAGGATTGCGAACGGATAGCCTCATGCTGACGGAATATTTGCGGGTGGCACAAGTGATTTCAATTGTTCTTGTAGTGGCCGCAGTAGCTGTTATTTTTATCCGTCGAAAAATGGGAATGGCGAACGAACGATACCTTGATGCCTAA
- a CDS encoding PspC domain-containing protein, whose amino-acid sequence MRRLYRSQSNKRLGGVLGGIAQYFGVDPSVVRLVFIILLVVTSIFPMALIYGAAYLLIPEEKSGVWDDD is encoded by the coding sequence ATGCGACGTTTATATCGCTCTCAATCAAATAAACGATTGGGTGGAGTTTTAGGTGGAATTGCTCAATACTTTGGGGTGGATCCTTCTGTTGTCCGTCTCGTGTTTATTATTTTACTTGTGGTCACATCTATTTTTCCAATGGCTCTCATATATGGTGCTGCGTACTTGTTAATCCCTGAAGAAAAAAGCGGAGTGTGGGATGATGACTAG
- the uvrA gene encoding excinuclease ABC subunit UvrA, with amino-acid sequence MAMENIVVKGARAHNLKNVDVTIPRDKLVVLTGLSGSGKSSLAFDTIYAEGQRRYVESLSAYARQFLGQMDKPDVDAIEGLSPAISIDQKTTSRNPRSTVGTVTEIYDYLRLLYARVGRPTCPNHGIEITSQTIEQMVDRIMEYPERTKIQILSPVVSGRKGTHVKTFEEIKKQGYVRVRVDGEMQELSEDIELEKNKKHSIEVVVDRIVVKDGIETRLADSLETALQLGEGRVIIDVIGEEELLFSEHHACPICGFSIGELEPRMFSFNSPYGACPDCDGLGTKLEVDLDLVIPNKGLTLRQHALAPWEPSSSQYYPQLLESVCNHYGIDMDVPVEDLPKHLLDKVLFGSGGEKIYFRYENDMGHVRENEIEFEGVVRNVERRYRETTSDYIREQMEKYMAQQACPTCKGHRLKKESLAVLVDERHIGEVTALSIHDAFDFFEGLSLTEKEMKIAHLILKEIKERLSFLVNVGLDYLNLSRSAGTLSGGEAQRIRLATQIGSRLTGVLYILDEPSIGLHQRDNDRLIQTLQNMRDIGNTLIVVEHDEDTMLAADYLLDIGPGAGIHGGQVVSAGTPEEVMKDPNSLTGQYLSGKKFIPLPIERRKPDGRFIEIKGAKENNLKNVSVKIPLGTFISVTGVSGSGKSTLVNEILHKSLAQKLHKAKTKPGEHREIKGIDHLDKVIDIDQSPIGRTPRSNPATYTGVFDDIRDVFATTNEAKVRGYKKGRFSFNVKGGRCEACRGDGIIKIEMHFLPDVYVPCEVCHGKRYNRETLEVTYKGKNIADVLEMTVEDALTFFENIPKIKRKLQTIYDVGLGYIKLGQPATTLSGGEAQRVKLASELHRRSTGRSLYILDEPTTGLHVDDIARLLKVLQRLVENGDTVLVIEHNLDVIKAADHIIDLGPEGGDGGGTIVATGTPEQVCEVSESYTGKYLKPILERDRERMQQLINETEAVLKS; translated from the coding sequence ATGGCAATGGAAAACATTGTTGTAAAAGGGGCACGAGCGCATAATTTGAAAAATGTTGATGTGACAATCCCTCGCGACAAATTGGTCGTCTTAACAGGGTTGTCTGGGTCAGGAAAGTCCTCATTAGCATTCGACACAATCTATGCTGAGGGGCAAAGACGTTACGTCGAATCCTTGTCTGCATATGCTCGTCAGTTTTTAGGGCAAATGGATAAACCAGACGTAGATGCCATTGAAGGGTTGTCACCCGCAATTTCAATTGACCAAAAAACTACGAGTCGAAATCCGCGTTCAACAGTTGGAACGGTAACAGAAATTTACGACTATTTACGTCTTTTATATGCACGTGTTGGGCGGCCGACTTGTCCCAACCACGGAATCGAGATCACCTCTCAAACGATTGAGCAGATGGTTGATCGCATTATGGAATATCCAGAGCGTACGAAAATCCAAATCTTATCCCCTGTTGTGTCCGGAAGAAAAGGTACACATGTCAAAACATTTGAAGAAATTAAGAAACAAGGGTATGTTCGAGTTCGCGTAGACGGAGAAATGCAGGAGCTATCTGAGGATATTGAGCTTGAGAAAAATAAAAAGCATTCTATTGAAGTGGTTGTCGACCGTATTGTCGTGAAAGATGGCATTGAAACGAGACTCGCAGACTCTTTAGAAACCGCTCTTCAATTAGGTGAAGGACGTGTCATCATTGATGTTATTGGAGAGGAAGAATTGCTTTTTAGTGAACATCATGCCTGTCCAATATGTGGATTCTCAATTGGTGAGTTAGAACCACGCATGTTTTCGTTTAACAGTCCATACGGTGCCTGTCCTGATTGTGATGGACTAGGGACGAAGCTCGAAGTGGACTTGGACTTAGTGATTCCTAACAAAGGACTAACGTTACGTCAACATGCGTTAGCACCGTGGGAGCCGTCTAGCTCACAATATTACCCGCAACTTTTGGAGTCGGTATGTAACCATTATGGCATTGACATGGATGTACCGGTTGAAGACCTACCAAAGCATTTATTAGATAAAGTGCTATTTGGAAGCGGTGGGGAGAAGATTTATTTTCGATATGAAAACGATATGGGACATGTACGGGAAAATGAAATCGAATTTGAAGGGGTCGTTCGAAATGTAGAGCGCCGCTACCGCGAAACAACATCGGATTATATTCGTGAGCAAATGGAGAAATACATGGCGCAACAAGCCTGTCCAACATGTAAAGGGCATCGTTTGAAGAAAGAAAGCTTAGCTGTCTTAGTTGATGAGCGTCACATTGGCGAAGTGACCGCTTTATCGATTCATGATGCGTTTGACTTCTTTGAAGGTCTTTCACTAACTGAAAAAGAGATGAAAATTGCTCATTTAATTTTAAAAGAAATAAAAGAGCGCTTAAGCTTCCTCGTAAATGTTGGGCTGGATTATTTAAATTTAAGCCGATCAGCTGGAACGCTCTCAGGTGGAGAGGCGCAACGAATTCGCCTTGCTACGCAAATTGGCTCCCGCTTAACAGGTGTCCTGTATATTTTAGACGAACCATCCATTGGTTTACATCAGCGGGACAATGATCGATTAATCCAAACATTGCAAAACATGCGGGATATCGGCAATACCTTAATTGTAGTTGAACATGATGAAGACACGATGCTCGCAGCAGACTACCTATTAGATATTGGACCGGGTGCAGGAATTCATGGTGGACAAGTTGTTTCTGCTGGTACACCGGAAGAAGTAATGAAAGATCCGAACTCCTTAACGGGTCAGTATTTATCCGGTAAGAAATTCATTCCATTACCTATTGAACGCCGCAAGCCAGATGGTCGATTTATTGAGATAAAAGGAGCGAAAGAAAACAATCTAAAAAATGTATCGGTGAAAATTCCGCTAGGAACCTTTATCTCAGTTACAGGTGTATCGGGATCTGGAAAAAGTACGCTCGTAAATGAAATCTTGCACAAATCACTTGCACAAAAACTTCATAAAGCAAAAACAAAACCGGGTGAACACCGTGAAATTAAAGGAATTGACCATCTAGACAAAGTTATTGATATTGATCAATCTCCAATTGGACGTACACCTCGTTCCAATCCTGCAACGTATACTGGTGTTTTCGACGATATTCGAGACGTATTTGCGACCACGAATGAAGCGAAAGTTCGCGGATATAAAAAAGGTCGCTTTAGCTTCAATGTAAAAGGTGGACGCTGTGAAGCTTGCCGTGGTGATGGCATCATTAAAATTGAGATGCACTTTTTACCGGATGTCTATGTTCCTTGTGAAGTTTGTCATGGGAAACGGTATAACCGCGAGACACTTGAAGTGACGTATAAAGGGAAAAACATTGCAGATGTGTTAGAGATGACGGTTGAAGATGCGTTAACGTTTTTTGAAAACATCCCGAAAATTAAACGAAAGCTTCAAACGATTTATGATGTCGGTCTAGGTTATATTAAACTAGGTCAACCGGCAACGACTTTATCGGGCGGAGAAGCGCAGCGTGTGAAATTAGCATCAGAGCTTCATCGTCGCTCAACTGGGCGTTCCTTATACATTCTCGATGAACCGACTACAGGACTTCATGTTGACGACATTGCTCGCCTATTGAAAGTATTGCAAAGGCTTGTGGAAAATGGAGATACTGTTTTAGTCATTGAGCATAACTTAGATGTAATTAAAGCGGCCGATCACATTATTGACCTTGGGCCAGAAGGGGGAGATGGTGGTGGAACCATCGTGGCTACTGGCACTCCTGAACAAGTGTGTGAAGTTAGTGAGTCATACACAGGAAAATATTTAAAACCGATCTTAGAGCGAGATCGAGAAAGAATGCAGCAGCTCATTAATGAAACAGAAGCCGTTTTAAAAAGTTAA
- a CDS encoding phage holin family protein codes for MTRWIINVVINAIVLIVVAGYFDSFYLSGVGAAIVASLLLSILNVFVKPFLIILTLPVTVLTFGLFLFVVNAITLMIAEGIMGDAFQIDGFGTAILASIFISLLNIMIDKVIIEPLREKKR; via the coding sequence ATGACTAGGTGGATAATCAATGTCGTCATTAATGCAATCGTGTTAATCGTTGTCGCAGGCTACTTCGATTCCTTTTATTTAAGTGGAGTGGGAGCAGCCATTGTAGCAAGTTTACTTTTGTCGATATTAAACGTGTTTGTAAAGCCGTTTTTAATCATTTTAACGCTTCCTGTAACAGTGCTGACTTTCGGATTATTTCTTTTCGTCGTGAATGCCATTACGTTAATGATTGCGGAAGGCATTATGGGGGATGCGTTCCAAATTGATGGTTTCGGAACGGCTATTCTAGCTTCAATTTTTATCTCGCTTTTAAATATCATGATTGATAAAGTGATCATTGAACCTTTGCGTGAGAAAAAAAGGTAA
- a CDS encoding metallophosphoesterase has protein sequence MNYSLRVTVNVVMILLLSFSLNVSEYQWEAVEVSAVSTEASHSNFETIVWLSDTQYYAERYPHIFQHQINWIIQNRKVWNIRYVIHTGDIVNNASKKIQWLRASHMFKQLEKQQIPYGVLAGNHDLVKGKSYEKFAFYFGERRFIHQPYYQASYQNNRGHYDVMEIGNQPFIFLYMGWDIAEKEIEWMNHVLAEHQDKVAVLAFHKYLHKSKRRTFEGKRIFNEVVKKNENVRVVLSGHYDDSEHIVTEIDDDKDGSPDRSVYEILADYQGAPEGGQGFLRLLHYYPESDLIYVRTYSPYLDQYYYYSPFKYPGKDEFWIDLSK, from the coding sequence ATGAATTACTCGTTGCGAGTAACTGTGAATGTAGTAATGATCCTATTGTTATCATTTTCGCTAAATGTTAGTGAGTATCAGTGGGAAGCGGTCGAAGTGAGTGCGGTTTCAACGGAAGCGAGTCACTCTAATTTCGAAACGATCGTTTGGCTTTCTGATACGCAATATTATGCCGAACGGTATCCCCATATTTTTCAACATCAAATTAATTGGATTATACAAAATCGGAAAGTGTGGAATATTCGGTATGTTATTCATACGGGGGATATAGTTAATAATGCCTCTAAAAAAATTCAATGGTTGCGTGCGAGTCATATGTTCAAGCAATTGGAAAAGCAACAAATTCCTTATGGCGTGTTAGCTGGTAATCACGATTTAGTGAAAGGGAAGTCCTACGAAAAATTCGCTTTTTACTTTGGTGAGAGGCGATTTATACATCAACCTTATTATCAAGCATCGTATCAAAATAACCGCGGTCATTATGATGTAATGGAGATTGGAAATCAGCCGTTTATCTTTTTATATATGGGATGGGATATTGCAGAAAAAGAAATTGAATGGATGAATCATGTGTTAGCAGAGCATCAAGATAAAGTGGCAGTTCTCGCTTTCCACAAATATTTACATAAAAGTAAGCGACGCACTTTTGAAGGAAAGCGTATTTTTAACGAAGTAGTCAAGAAGAATGAAAATGTAAGGGTCGTTTTAAGTGGCCATTATGATGATAGCGAACATATTGTAACGGAAATAGACGATGACAAAGATGGTTCACCGGACCGATCGGTCTATGAAATACTAGCTGATTATCAAGGAGCACCTGAAGGGGGACAAGGTTTTTTACGGTTACTCCATTATTATCCTGAAAGTGATCTAATCTATGTACGTACGTATTCTCCTTATCTTGATCAATATTATTATTACTCTCCCTTTAAATATCCTGGCAAGGATGAGTTTTGGATTGATTTATCAAAGTGA